From the genome of Cellvibrio japonicus Ueda107, one region includes:
- a CDS encoding glycine zipper 2TM domain-containing protein, which yields MMIGTVLGIGIATTGGAIAGYQYLKEPDFAEVVNSQPMTKDIKVPREECRDVTVTQQNPVQDKNRITGKVIGATIGGVLGHQVGGGNGKKAATVAGAIAGGYAGDRVQDNMQKKDTYTTTEKRCSTVYDTREEITGYRVTYRLNGKESVIELPQDPGQRIPVQNGQLVLSPQDTHTQIR from the coding sequence ATGATGATCGGCACTGTATTAGGTATAGGTATTGCCACTACCGGTGGCGCTATTGCAGGTTATCAGTATTTAAAAGAGCCTGATTTCGCAGAAGTCGTCAATAGCCAGCCCATGACCAAGGATATCAAGGTGCCGCGCGAGGAATGTCGCGACGTCACCGTCACCCAACAAAATCCGGTGCAAGATAAAAACCGCATTACTGGCAAGGTAATCGGTGCCACTATCGGTGGTGTATTAGGCCACCAGGTGGGTGGCGGTAATGGTAAAAAAGCAGCAACGGTAGCAGGCGCCATAGCAGGTGGTTATGCCGGTGATCGCGTACAGGACAATATGCAGAAAAAGGACACTTACACCACAACGGAAAAACGTTGCTCCACGGTGTATGACACCCGGGAAGAAATTACCGGCTATCGGGTTACCTATCGCTTGAATGGCAAAGAGTCTGTGATCGAATTGCCCCAGGATCCCGGTCAGCGTATTCCGGTGCAAAATGGTCAATTAGTGCTTTCTCCACAGGATACTCATACCCAGATCCGTTAA
- a CDS encoding META domain-containing protein translates to MLHKVIIGCTLASLLAACSPEPDSSTTTASTSSSAVSQALEPAAASFPEPAKPAETAKPDSPLLNTYWKLTELQGEVVSVTEGRREPHLVLHEESQRLAGSDGCNNIMGSYSLKDNQLNFGQMASTKMACPEGGEQADKFGRILQDVTHFNIHGDTLELRNPADELLAAFTAVALH, encoded by the coding sequence ATGTTGCATAAGGTCATTATCGGTTGCACATTGGCAAGCCTGCTGGCTGCTTGCAGCCCTGAACCGGATTCGTCAACAACCACAGCATCCACTAGCAGCAGTGCTGTATCCCAAGCACTTGAGCCGGCGGCGGCTTCATTCCCGGAACCAGCCAAGCCGGCAGAAACCGCTAAACCCGACAGTCCTTTGCTGAATACCTATTGGAAGCTTACCGAGCTTCAAGGGGAGGTCGTTAGCGTTACCGAAGGCAGGCGTGAACCACACCTGGTATTGCACGAAGAAAGCCAGCGCCTGGCCGGTTCCGATGGATGCAACAACATCATGGGCAGCTATAGCTTAAAGGATAATCAACTTAATTTTGGCCAGATGGCCAGCACCAAGATGGCGTGCCCTGAAGGCGGAGAACAAGCTGATAAATTTGGCCGCATCCTGCAGGATGTCACCCACTTTAACATCCATGGCGATACGCTGGAACTGCGCAACCCTGCGGATGAATTGTTGGCGGCCTTCACAGCGGTGGCACTGCACTAA